Sequence from the Ereboglobus luteus genome:
CGGCCTGAAGCCCCTTGATGCGATCCTCCACGGTGGCGCGCGCGCTCAGGAATAGCACCGGCAAATCAGCGCGGTGGTTGCGCAGGCGCTTGACAAGCGAGAGGCCGTCGAGCCGCGGCAGCATCACATCGACGATGGCGGCGTCGTAAGGCGTGTTCATTGCGAGCGCGAGTCCCGTGTCCCCGTCGGGCGCGTGATCCGCGGCGTAGCCCTCCTGCTTGAGTCCCTTGACCACAAACTGGGCGATTTTTGCATCATCTTCGACAACGAGAATCCTCACGTCACGCATGAGAGCATACTTGGGGGCGTTGCGGAAGAAATATGTGCGGCAAGGCGCATGGGCGCGGAGGTGTCGCCGCTATTCCGCGCCGGGACGCGGCGTCGCCGGGAGATTCCGCGCGATGTCGTCGGCAAGGGCGGAGGCGGCTTGGCCGAGGAGTGCGGCGAGGGAGGAAGAATCCTTGCCGTCCCAATCGGCGGCGGGAGCCGTGAATTTGCGGATGCCCGTGACCGTGTTTCCACCCGGCGCCGTGATTTCATACTCGGCGGTGAAGCGCGCGACGGGTGATGCTCCGGCAGCCGAAACCGCGCCTTCGCATTCGATGATGCGGATGCTCACGTCGTAATCGCGTTTCACTCGGCCGGGGCGAAGTTCCACACCGGACACGGAATTGGTGGCGATGAGGCGCTCGCTCACGATGCGCGTGATTCCGGCATCAAGCGTCTCGGCCCAGCGGGAGAATTCGTGATAAACAATTTCACTGGTTCCGTGGCGGACGGCGATGTTTCGGCGCGCGCGCAGGTAGGCGGGAACCTCAACGGAGCGAAGGGCGAGGAAGGGTTTGCCCTTGTTTATCTCGCCGGCACCGGCTTGCGACGCATTGGACGGCATCGTGAGCACGTAGTATCGCGTTGGGTCGGCCTTGGGCTCGGGCACGATGGAGCAGCCTGAGGCTAGGAAGACAGAGGCCAGAGTGCCTGAGACCAGAAGGACGGAGGCCAGAGAACGGAAGGATCGGATGATGGTCATGGAAGAGGGGGAGGAGTTATACAGTTTACGGTTTACAGTTTACAGTATCGAGCCACTTGCGAACTCGTAGAGGCGCTTTCGCGCCGATGAGAAATTGAAGATGGAAGTTTAAGATTCTGACCTCTGGCTTTCTGGATTCTGGCACTCTGGTCTTCTGGCTTCTGTTCACGGTTGTTTTTTGCCGGAGATAATCGCGCTGGGATTTCGTTCGAGATAGTCGAGAAGCTGCTGGAGGGTTTCTGCTGTTTCACTGAACTGGCGAAGGGCGCGCGTGGCGTCCTCGCCGAGTCCGCCCTGCGCCTCGACCAAATGTTTGGCAGCGTCCGCCGCCTCGCCGACTTTGTTGATGGCGGATTGCGCGTCAACGAGCACGGTGTCGAGGCGCTCGCCGGCCGGCCCGACAACACGATCGAACCTTGAAAGGGTGCGGCGAAACTCGGAAATGGCGGAGCTCATGTCGGTGAACATCCTTCGAACCTCGGCCGACTCGGCGAGCGAGGCGACGGATTTGCCGGCTCGGGTGAGCTCGGTGTTGAGGGCGCCAAGATCGAGCGAGTTGACCTGGCCGCGCAGATCCTTGATGAGGCCGCGGAGCTCATGCGTGAACTCGGGAAGGTTCATGCGTTTCACATCGGCGAGCAGGTCGGTGATGTTGGCCTGGAGCGCGGCTATGGCGGAAGTCGTGGCGGGGATGACGACATAGCCTTTATCGTCCAGCATCGTCACGGCGGGCGGGGGCTGGTTTGCGAACTCCAAGGGATTTCGGAAGTCGAGCTCGACGAAGAGCAGCCCGGTGGCGAGGCCCTGGATGCCGAGCTCGGCGCGGAGTCCGTGCTTGATCATATGTTGCAGGCTCTTGCGGTCGTTGACGTCGATGAGGGTGCCCTTGTTGTCGACTATGATGTTGCGGCTGAACTCGCAAACGACCGCGACGACGGACGCGTTGGTGGCCTCGTTGTAAACGACGTTCATGTCGACCACGCGCCCGACGCGCACGCCGCGGAGTTTCACGGGCGAGCCGAGGTCGAGCCCGTGCGTCGATTCGTCGAAATACACGATGAAACGTTTCGGGCTGGAGAAAAAATTGATGCCGCCAAAGGACACGATGCCAACGATGGCGATCAGTATGGCGCCTAGGACAAATAAGCCGACCAAGGTCGGGCTGACTCTGGTTCTCATGGGAAAAGTTTAAGTTTGAAGTTCGGGTTCATTGAGAGGGACGGGAGTTAGTTTTCGTTTTTCACCCTAAACTCGTCGCGCTGCGGACGGGCGAGCGCGCCGCGCTGCAGGAAATCGCGCACGCGGGTGTCGGTGCTTGAGACGGCGAGTTGAGCGGGCGGCCCCTCGGCGATGGCGCCCCGCGCCTCGCGATCAAGCATCAGGATGCGGTCGGCGATGCCGTAGATGCTGGCGAGTTCGTGCGAGACGATGATGAGCGTGGTGCCGAGGCTGTCGCGGATGGAGAGCAGGAGATTGTCGAGGTTGCGCGAGGTGACGGGATCAAGTCCGGCGGAGGGCTCGTCGAAGAAAACGATCTTGGGGTCGAGCGCGAGGGCGCGCGCGAGGCCCGCGCGTTTTTTCATGCCGCCGCTGATTTCCGAGGGATAATAATCCTCGAAGCCGCTGAGGTCGACTTGGGCGAGCTTGTGGGCGACGACAATGTCGCGCTCCTGTTTTGTAAGCGTGGTGTATTCCTCGAGGGGAAGCGCGACATTTTCGCGAAGCGTGAGCGAGCTCCAGAGCGCGGCGCTTTGGTAGAGGACGCCGAAAGTTTTGAGGTGTTCGCGACGGCGCGCGAGACTGGCGTTGGTGAAGTCCTCGCCGAAATAAACCACGCGGCCCGCCGTCGGCTGGTGAAGGCCGATCATGTGCTTGAGGAGCGTGCTTTTGCCGCAACCGCTGCCACCGACGATAAAAAAGATTTCCCCGCGCCCGACCGTGAAGTTGATGTTCTCGATCACAGTGCGCCCGTCGTAACCGCAGCGCAGGTTTTCAACGTTGATGGCAGTTTGCGCGACGGGGGCGGACGCGGCAGGGTTGTGCGGTGACGGGACGTTGGAAGCGGATGTGTTCATTCTACATTATACATTTTTCATTATTCATCAGCGCACGCGTCACCATCCGAGAATGTTGAAGAGCACCGCGTAGATGGCGCAGGCGACGATTATGTAGAGCATGGCGGTGACGACCGCGGAGGTGGCGGCGTTGCCGACGCCGGCGGAGTCGCGCCGGGCCTGAAGTCCGCGCAGGCAGCCGGCAACCCCGATGATAATGCCGTAGGTGACGGCCTTGATGAGGCCGGTGGTGATGTCGGACATATCGAGCGCGGACTGCATCTGAATCCAGTAGGCGGAGGGCGAGATTTTGAGAAGCAGGGCGGCAACGGTCATGCCGCCGAGATTGCCGAGCGCGTTGGAATAGAGGGAAAGCAGCGGCATCATAATCGCGAGCGCGACGATGCGCGGAATGACAAGAAAATCGATGGGACGAATGCCAAACGTGACAAGCGCGTCGATTTCCTCGCCGGTCTTCATGTTGGCGATCTGCGCGGCAAACGCGCCGCCGGTGCGACCGGACAAAACAATGCCGGTCATCATCGCGCCCATCTCGCGAACCATGGCGAGCGCGACCAGGGTGGCGATGAAGATATCGCCGCCGTATTGGCGGAGCACAACCGCCCCGATGTAGGCGAGGATGACGCCGACTAGAAAACTGATGAGCCCGACGATGGGCAGCGCCATCGCGCCGCAGCGTTGCATTTCCTGAAGGCAGTCGCGCCAGCGAAATTTTTTCGGATGACGCGCGAGGTGGAACGCGCTGATCACACATTCGCCGACAAACTGCGTGAGCTGCTTGGCCTGCTTGTAAGCGGAGACGGAGGCGAGGCCGGCCGTGGCGAGAATGTTGGGGCGGCGCTGCCTGTCGATCGGACGCACGCGGGCTTCGCGCATGGCTTTGAGCGGCCGCCGGATGTTTGAGGGAAGCGCGCTTTCATCGAAATCCACCTGGTTGCCCTCGCACCAGTCGCCCGCCTCGCGCAGGAAGAGGACGAGCGAAGTGTCCCATTCCGTCACCTGCGAAGTATCGGGGCGAAGCCTGCCGGCCTTTAATGTGAGCGCGGCGAGACTGGCGGTGTCGAACGAGGCCCATTCGGGCGTGTTGCCGGTGATTTGCCACGAGCCGCCAAGCTCAAGTCGAACGCCGTCCTGGTCCGGGACGGCGCGCGCCTGCGCTGCGGTGGATGTTGTCGTGGCGGAAATGCTCATTCGCACAAGATATCTAGTTCGTTATTGGGAAAACCTAAACGCAAAAGTGTGCCATGTTTTGCAGGGTGCATCACAAGATTTTGCAATGTTTCGTAAAATATACGGTTAAATCCCCGCATAAGCGCGCGCGAAGGAAGTCTGGGCGGCGACGATGCGGCGGAACATCAAAAGTGGGGCGCGCCCGCCCAAGCCGCAGAAACCCCGTCGCGCCGATACGAAGTTTTAAACTGAACGATGAAACCTAAGAGCGGCCGACTGTCGCTTGGCTCGAAACCGATCTCTGGTATTTTGCTTTTCCACTTTCAGCCCTTCAGTCTTTCAGTCCTTCAGCCCTTGCCCTGGCCTCCGGATGTTTT
This genomic interval carries:
- a CDS encoding ABC transporter ATP-binding protein codes for the protein MNTSASNVPSPHNPAASAPVAQTAINVENLRCGYDGRTVIENINFTVGRGEIFFIVGGSGCGKSTLLKHMIGLHQPTAGRVVYFGEDFTNASLARRREHLKTFGVLYQSAALWSSLTLRENVALPLEEYTTLTKQERDIVVAHKLAQVDLSGFEDYYPSEISGGMKKRAGLARALALDPKIVFFDEPSAGLDPVTSRNLDNLLLSIRDSLGTTLIIVSHELASIYGIADRILMLDREARGAIAEGPPAQLAVSSTDTRVRDFLQRGALARPQRDEFRVKNEN
- a CDS encoding MlaD family protein → MRTRVSPTLVGLFVLGAILIAIVGIVSFGGINFFSSPKRFIVYFDESTHGLDLGSPVKLRGVRVGRVVDMNVVYNEATNASVVAVVCEFSRNIIVDNKGTLIDVNDRKSLQHMIKHGLRAELGIQGLATGLLFVELDFRNPLEFANQPPPAVTMLDDKGYVVIPATTSAIAALQANITDLLADVKRMNLPEFTHELRGLIKDLRGQVNSLDLGALNTELTRAGKSVASLAESAEVRRMFTDMSSAISEFRRTLSRFDRVVGPAGERLDTVLVDAQSAINKVGEAADAAKHLVEAQGGLGEDATRALRQFSETAETLQQLLDYLERNPSAIISGKKQP
- a CDS encoding MlaE family ABC transporter permease, with the protein product MSISATTTSTAAQARAVPDQDGVRLELGGSWQITGNTPEWASFDTASLAALTLKAGRLRPDTSQVTEWDTSLVLFLREAGDWCEGNQVDFDESALPSNIRRPLKAMREARVRPIDRQRRPNILATAGLASVSAYKQAKQLTQFVGECVISAFHLARHPKKFRWRDCLQEMQRCGAMALPIVGLISFLVGVILAYIGAVVLRQYGGDIFIATLVALAMVREMGAMMTGIVLSGRTGGAFAAQIANMKTGEEIDALVTFGIRPIDFLVIPRIVALAIMMPLLSLYSNALGNLGGMTVAALLLKISPSAYWIQMQSALDMSDITTGLIKAVTYGIIIGVAGCLRGLQARRDSAGVGNAATSAVVTAMLYIIVACAIYAVLFNILGW
- a CDS encoding PqiC family protein, giving the protein MTIIRSFRSLASVLLVSGTLASVFLASGCSIVPEPKADPTRYYVLTMPSNASQAGAGEINKGKPFLALRSVEVPAYLRARRNIAVRHGTSEIVYHEFSRWAETLDAGITRIVSERLIATNSVSGVELRPGRVKRDYDVSIRIIECEGAVSAAGASPVARFTAEYEITAPGGNTVTGIRKFTAPAADWDGKDSSSLAALLGQAASALADDIARNLPATPRPGAE